The Paracoccus liaowanqingii DNA segment TCGAGTGATCTTCTGTATAATACCAATGAGGTGTTGGCCGGCCAGACTACTTTGTAGCGCCACTAGGCGATTGACCTGAAGTGCCCGTAGCGCGTCTACATCGTCCACTCGAACGATCACCATGGCTGTGTCAACGGAAAGGACATGACCCAAGGCCTCGCCATCTGCGTATGCGAAAATACTCATGTCGTGTCTCCAAGCATGCAATTTAGAAAGTTAGGCAGGCTCCAAATCGCCGTGCCGGGGATTTCAATCCCATTAGGATTATCGGTATTGTAGGCGCGGGTTCCGCCGGCGTATTCTTCTAGGGCGAGATATTTACCGCAGCGGCCCCTTGCCAAGAAAGATTTGGTTGTAGGCGTCAGTTCTTTTGTCAGCACCAGAAGGGGCGCAGCTGTTGTCTCGCAGCGCTCGATTAATTTGGGCTGTACGTGCTCATCATTGAAACCGTAGCCAATGCAAAGGTATGCCCTGGCGCACTGCAAAGCAGCGTCTGAGCAACCAAAAATCGTCCGAAAAGGTTCACCGTGCGTTAGCCGGTACTTGTCGATACCAGGCGTCACCATAACGGGAGCATAAGTCGGCGGCGTCTCCAAGCAAGCCCGTGCTCCAATAATTTGTCCAAAGCTATCTTGAAACCAGTCCAACGAACCGTGAACCTTCCAAACGCATACGGTTCTTGCGACATCGCGTCCGTAATGAACACGTGTTCTCGGATCTCGTGCACGTATTTGCAGATGTCCGTAGTCAAAGCCCGTAAAGTGGCTAAAGCCCCCGGCATCTGCCGCGTACTCAGCAAGACGGTCGTAGTTGGTAGTGACTACATCAACCGTACGATGCGTGCTGTTGAATAGGTGCTGATACAGTCTAGAAAGCGGAAAGGTCTTTCGGTCAGCTAGCATCTCATTAAAGGCTTGTAGATCGGCTGGCATTAGAAATGTCCGTGTAGCCTCCACAACCTTTGCTGTCTGGCGGTCACTGAGGCGAGCTCTTCCAAGCGCAGCTTCCAAGTCGACACCAACATCGATCTGGTCACTAAAGGCCGCCCACTGGGTAGTTTCTTCGCTGTCCCAAGTTGGATCGATGTCCAGATCGCGCAGATGCCGACCTAGTGGCCACATCCCCGGAACGCCATGGGCAGCAGAAAAACCGCTGCCTAGCACTATTGCTGGCGCAAGCGATAGCACGCCCTGTGAGTATTCCTGAATCTGCTCGATCATGCTTTTAGGCGCCATGGTCCCCCCGGCAATCAGCTTAGGCTTAGGCATGATGCAACACTACCTATGCGTTAGCAAAAATATTCGCCACGCCTAGAAGGCACTTCGATTGCGAGTCGTCTGGTGTCAACGATGAGACCGGACATCATACCTGGGCCGCTTTCGGGAGCTGATGCACCGTCAGAAAACCAGCGGTTTTCTTGCTGTCACGAAGTCGAGCACCGTCACATCGCGGAACAACCGGAAAACTCGTTACAAAAACCAGCGTCAGGTTGTTGGGTATCAGCAGTCGTTCTTGGCGAAGTTTGGCGGCTCAGGTGGCCAAGTCCAGGCGGAAGCAGGTCAGACGGGCAAGGGGTGGATCATCGCACGGGGGCGGCCGGCCTCTTCCCAAAGGAAGGCCAGCGTGATCGGCAGGCGGAAACGGCGGGGGCCGGCGGCGCCAGGGTTCAGCCAGAGGGTGCTGCCGGTTTCGTCAATGCTAGGCTTGTGGGAGTGGCCCGAGATCACGACATCCCACCCCTCGGCTCCCGGATCGGCCTGCAAAGCCTTGCGGTCATGGATCATGTGGATCCGTAGGCCACCGATCATGAGGCTCGCTGTTCCGGGCAGGGACTTGGCCCAGTGGCCACGGTCGATGTTACCGCGGATGGCTGTCACCGGGGCGATGCGCGCCAGGACGTCAAGATGGTTGGGGTCGCCAATGTCGCCCGCGTGCAGGATACGGTCTACACCTTCGAGAGCTTCCAGCGCCTCGGGGCGCAGCAGACCGTGGGTGTCAGCGATGACACCGATGCGTTCCCCGAGAGATGGCGGGCGAAGTGGTTGCATGAGGCAGCTCCTGTTGGCCATCGCATCCTGGTGTTTCGTCAGGCCGGTAAGATGAATTCGTTTATCCCGCCGATCAACCGGGGTAACTTAACTCTCGTCGACTGTTCTCATGGCTTGTGCCGCGTAATTTTATTCCGCCGGGCGCCTTCGACTTCGATTCACGGATAATGGGAGCAATGGACAGCACGATCATAAAGACGAAGCCGCCGATCAAGATAAGACCGGCTAGGGTGATGTTGCGTCTGCATTGAATTCGAAGCGACCAGCTTTGAAGCTCAGGTGCGCCCTGTTTGGGAATAGCCTCAGCTACGGCTGGTATTCCCAAGGATTGATGACATCGACACCCATTGCCTGAAAGGGTGCGGTGTCGCGGGTGGCAATACTGGCAACCTGCTGGGCTGCGACAATCGCCCCGATCTGTCCATCGGCGTGGCCTATAGTTTCGCCCCGCTCTCGCGCCCTTGAGACACGCATGGCATAGAAGAGCGATGCAGTTCCATCGTAGGGCAGAATACGACCGGCAAAGTCATCCTGCAGCATCGCCTCAATCGTTCCAACAAGACGAGTCTTCCGATCTCCGGCAGGCAAGATGAACGCACCGAACAACAGTTCCTCTGCCGTAATGGCGGTCACGTAAAGATTTCCCGGTTCCTGGGCGTCAAGCCAGGCCATAACGTTTGGGTCCGGCGCAGGCCGCTGGACCTCCGATAGAACATTCGTGTCCAGGATGATCATGAGAACTCGGCGGCTTCACCGACAGTCTTGTCACGCGGTTGGCTCAACTCCTCACCGATCACTCCCATGTCCTGAAACCGAGACCGCAGCTGCTGCCCAAATCCGCCCGAGTGTTTGGCAACGTAGGAACTGACCAGGATCGCACGAGCCTCTGCTTCGATGCTGCGCCGGTTGCTCGACGCTTGCTCCCGAAGGTGATTGTGAACCTCGTCAGGGAGGTTCCGGATCATCATGTTTCCCATGGTAGCCTTTCTCTTTAGATAGCGCTTAAAAAGGGATGATATCATCGTAGAGTATGATGTCAAAGTATGGGTTTTGATATCAGCCAGCTCGTATTATCCTTGTCCATCAAACGGACGTTTTCCGGACGCATCTGAAAGTTGTGCATGAACAGGTTTTGAAGTGAGTATTCGGACAACTTGATTATTGGATGAGTTTGTGGACATTTGCGGGAGTCAGGCGCTCAAAACTGCACTGTCCAAGGAAATACGATGTCACTCATAGGGTACGCGCGGGTCTCGACCTCCGAACAGGATCTCGCCCTTCAACTCGACGCGCTAAAGGCTGCAGGCGCGACGCGCATCTTTGAGGACCGTGGGGTGTCTGGAGCCAAGGCGGAACGCCCTGGATTGAATGCGGCACTCTCCTTCCTTCGGGAGGGTGACACGCTCGTCGTCTGGAAGCTCGATCGGCTTGGCCGGTCGATGACCCATCTGCTGCAGACCGTGGCAGAACTTGAAGGCAGGGGGGTGGGCTTTCGGTCCCTGACCGAGACCATCGATACCACCACCCCGACCGGGCGGCTTGTGTTCCACCTGTTCGGAGCCCTTGGTCAGTTCGAGCGTGATTTGATCCGCGAGCGAACTGGCGCAGGCTTGAAAGCTGCCGCGGCACGAGGGCGGAATGGGGGTCGTCCCATTGCCCTTACCGCTGAGAAGGTCGCACGTGCCCGTCAGCTGATCGCGTCCGGCCTCAACGTTCGCGAGGCCGCCACCCGAGTGAAGGTCAGCAAGTCTGCCCTCTATTTGGCTCTGAAAGACAGTTCGGCGCTGGTTGGATGACCGACGTTCCTCCTTGGCGCGCGGCAACCAGTCGCAAGGCGGGGACAATTGAATTGGGTGCGGCGACCTCGATCGCATAGAAAGCAGACTATCACAGGACATGAACAGATCGACGCGAGGAGCCCTAACCGGACCATTCAAAACACTGGAGACTTAAGGCGGAATATGGCTTGAACCTCTATTCGTTAACCAGGTCGTGAGGTAGTGCGTGATGGAACTTCTGCCGTTCATTTTTATTCGTCATGGCGAAACAGACTGGAACCGCGCAGGTTTCTTTCAAGGACGAAGCGATATTCCTTTGAACGAAACGGGCAGAGAGCAGGCGCGCGCAGCTGAGCGCAGATTGGCTAACTTATCTGTTTCGAAGGTCATGGTCAGTCCGCTAAAACGTGCAATGGAAACCGCGACGCTGGCGTTTCCCAACAGTTTGGCTCTCATCCAGGTTGAACAAGACCTTATTGAGTGCGACTTTGGGAGCTTGGAAGGTAAACCTATCAAAGATGCAATGAACGAATACGGCATCACTCGTAAAGAACAGCTCGCGGAAATCCTGCCGACGGATGGAGAATCTTGGTCAGCCGTGCTCAAGCGCTGCAAAGCGCTTTTAGCTAAGATCGCAGCGCTTCAACGTTTCGGGTCGACGGTTGTATTGGTCGGGCATGATGCTGTGCTTCAGGGAATATCAGAAACTTTGACAGGCCACTGGTTTCAAAGCGAACATGGCCAGCCGCACTATTTCGAAAAAGGCCCCGCCGGTTGGGAGGTTGTAAACAGCATATGCCCAAGTAACGCAGGATGACCACTCCGTCCCGCATCGCAAACGGATGAAGGCGGCGGCTGAGGGGCAGCTATGCGGGTCGATCAGGGGTACACCTGCTCGAGAGCGTCAGACGAAAGGATCATCCCCGGCGTTACGATGGCTAAATTTCTCATCCAGCCCCAGCACATCTTCTCGTCAGTGGCTTCAACACAAGGGAAATGACCTATTCGATCCTTCAATAATGCCTGCCCAAGCGGAGCGTCAGGCCCTGTGATATCTCGAAGCGGCTGAGGCATGACAAGTAGGACGCCAGCGTTTAGCGCTGCTGCAAATGGCAGTTCCGCATTATAGAACTTCCCATTTTCAAACATAATTTCAGTGTCGTATGGCATATTCATTGCCAAGATCCCGGCAAACAACGCCATTGGCCCAAGATCGTAGCTCTCAGCCCTCACACTTGCCAAGCTTGTGACGCGGAAAACGGTATAGGCTTGCTCAGCAATGAAGAGGTCTAGCGGTGTCTCTGTAACGCCCTGCTGTTCGTCGACATAGATCGCGACCGGCCCACCGCCAGATGGACGGATCACCCCGACAGATGCCCATTCACCATTTTCGTTATCTCTGACAATTTCATCAAAATCGTTAAGGCCGTTCCGGAAAACTAGATCTCCGGGAAGCCAGTCCCATGCAGCTTCTGCCGTCATCAAAGAAGAGCCCGACTGACCTAGTTCCGGCCCAGCCAAGGTGTCGTCCTCTTGCGCCCCTATCGGTGTGGCAAATGCAAAGATTGCCAAGGTGGTAGAAATCAGGTGTTTCATAAGCTTCCTTGCTGTAGATATTTGCCAGCGACAAACAAGCCCGGCTACGACTGACCGCTAATGGAATATTAACGCCGACGCACGTCCGGGCCTTGGTGGCGGCGATGCGGGACGGAGCTGCCGGTCAGGGGTAGACCTTAGCAAGTGCTCCGGATGAGATTAGGCTATCGGTCGTGACTATGGATAGGTTCTCAACCTGCCCCTCCCAACAACTGTCGAATGAAACCTCATATTCGCAGTAGCGGTGTGCTTCCAGAAGCTGCCGAAACTGTGGGTCAAGGTTCTGCGGGCTGTTCAGAAGCGTGACCAAGCGGACCGGAGACCCGAGCACAATACCAGCATTGAGTGCGCTTTCATAAGCCAGTTCTGCGCTGTAAAATGCACCGTTCCCGAACAAAAACTGTGTGTCCTGAGGCGCACCGTAAACAATGGACAAGGCAAATTTCGCCATAGGTCCAGCAGTCATCACATCCGTGTTGGGGTTATAGTTCGGGTTCAGGTGGATTGGGCGGTAAACAGCATATTCGTCCCGGGACAGCCCCTCGATATATGCATCCAGCATGTCCTCCGTTACACCGCTGTCCATATCGACAAAAACCACACGGGGGCCACCACTGCTTGGACGCAAAATTCCGACGGAGGCCCACTGCAGGCTCAACGTGCGTTTGACCATTTCATCTGAGTCGTTCACTGTCAATCGGCGCCCAATATTGACCCCCTTTCGGCGTGCAATTTTGACCCCTTAGCTGTGTGGTGATCAGGGTCTGTCCCGACGCAGCTGATCATGTTGCGGAGGCGGGACAGACCCTGATCAGGCGCGGTTCTTGAAGCGCCAGGACTCGTTGCCGGTTTCGAGGATCTCGCAGTGATGCGTGAGGCGGTCGAGCAGGGCCGTTGTCATCTTGGCATCGCCGAAGACGGCCGGCCATTCGCCGAAGGCAAGGTTCGTCGTGACGATGATGGACGTGCGCTCGTAGAGCTTGCTGATCAGGTGGAACAGCAACTGGCCGCCTGCCTGAGCGAATGGAAGATATCCCAGTTCGTCGAGTACGATGAAGTCGAGACGGGTCAGGTATTCGGCCGTGCGCCCCTGTTTACCGCTGCGGCTCTCGGTATCGAGCCTGTTCACCAGATCGACCACGTTGAAGAAGCGGCCTCGGGTGCCGTTCCGTATCAAGGCGCGAGCGATCGCGATGGCGAGATGTGACTTTCCCGTGCCAGTGCCACCGATCAGCACGACATTGCGCTGGTCGGCCACGAATGTGCCAGTCGCAAGATCGCGCACCAGGCCCTCGTTGACCGGTGTGTCGGCAAAGTCGAAGTCTTCGATATCCTTCGCGAGCGGCAGCTTTGCCACGGTGAGCTGATACTTGATCGATCGGGCCTGCTTCTCGGCGATCTCTGACTGCAACAGATCACCGACAATACGGGGCGGTTCGAACTGGCGCTTGATACTGGTGGCCATGATCTCGTCATAGGCGCTGCGCATCCCGTAGAGCTTGAGAGTGGCCATCAATTCCAGAACCTGGGTGCGTTCCATCGTAGTTTGTCCTCCTGAGGCTGTCGTAGCGTGCGCAATCAGCCACGGGCTCGTGGGTCAGCCGCAACGCGGTGGGGGTGAGAAGCAATGGAGGTGGTGCCGGGTCCCGGCTGCGCGCGAGGATGTTGATGATGACCGGCGCCGAAAAGACGCCCTGTGCGAGGGCCTCCTGGCACGCGGCTTCCACAGCAAGGAGGCCATCGGTCGCGACGCAGCCGAGGATTGCCACCATCTGTCGGTCGCCGTCATTCATGCTCTTGAGCTTGCGGCGCACCGTCGCTATCGCGGTCGGCAGCACCCAGTTCTGGAACGGGGCACCATTCCGTAAGGCGCCGGGTTTGCGTGCCAGAACAGGCACATAGTGCCAGGGATCGTAGACCGTCTCGTTCCTGCCAAAGCAGCGGGAATGTTCTGCCACGATGACCCCGTCCTGCCGGATGACGATCTTCTCGGCATAAGCGTGGACTTCGACGGGCCGTCCGACAGCCGTCGAGATCACGGAATACCTGTTGTTGTCGAACCGGACGAGGCAGGTCTTGGAGACGGAGGCCGGAACGGAATGGAAGCCGTCAAACGAGCCGACATAGGGGACGAGGGTCGCGCGCTCTGTCTCGAACATCTGCCAGATCATCTGATCGCTGCGCTCAGGGTGCTTGTGCGCCTTCGCATAGGCGATGCATTTGTCGAGCAGCCAGACGTTCAGCTCGTCCAGGCTCCTGACCCGAAGCCTTGGGGTGAAGAACCGTTCGCGCACAAGGCCAACCTGGTTCTCGACCTGGCCTTTCTCCCAGCCCGACGCAGGCGTGCAGGCAACCGGCTGAACCAGATAGTGGCTGCACATCTGCAAAAAGCGCCGATTGTAGAGCCGCTCCTTGCCGATAAAGACCGCCTCGACCGCCGTCTTCATGTTGTCGTAGATCCCGCGCGTGCAAGTGCCCTTGAAGAAGGCGAAGGCCCGGTCATGCGCGTCGAACATCGAAGCCACCGCGGCGCCATCGGTTTGAGCCCGATGGCTGAGGCTCCTGGCTCTCGCGCATATACGCCCGGGCGAACATCATGCGGCTGTGGCAGAGCCTGACATGCGCGACCTTGACCGTCGTCGTCACGCCGTTGATCAGCACGACCTCATGGCTCCAGTCGAATTGGTAGGCCTCGCCGGGCGCATAGTAGAGCGGCACGTAGGCTTCGGCAGCCGCTGATCCGCGCGCCTTCGACCAAGTCTTGGCGTAACGCCGGATTGCATCGTAACTGCCCTCGTAGCCGAGTGACCGGACCTCCTCGTAGATCCGGATCAGGGTCAGCCGTTCTCGCGACGCCTTGCCTTCATTGGCAACTAGGAACCGATCCACCTCCGACTGCCAGGGCCCAACCCGCGGCATCGGCTGATGGTCACGCTCGTAGGTGAAGTCCGTCTCGTCTGACCGCAGGATCTTGCGCACCGTGTTGCGCGACACATGCAGGTCCCGGACGATGCGCTTCATCGACCAGCCCTGCACATGAAACGCCCGACGCACCCGCGCTATCGTATCCACTCGCTTCAACTCCCCCTCCATCCGCTGCCTCGCAACGGATGGTCAGATGAAACCCGAGGGGGGTCAAAATTGGACGCCGATTACCCCGCCAAGGGGGTCAGTTTTGCACGCCGAAACACATCGTTCACGTCATTGCGGAAAATCAGATCTCCGGGTTGCCAGTCCCAAGTGGCTTCGGCCATGACTGTCGAATTGTCAGGCTGACTAAGGTCCGGTTCAGCCTCCTGTGCAGATGCCGCCGAACAACACGCGGCGATCGCAAAGCCAGCCCAAATCATGCGGTTCATAGGGCTTTCCTGCTGCTGATGCCTCTTACTACGGACCTTAGCCCTGTACCCGAATGACCGCAAAGGGCTCGCCGCGTTGATGCCTGTCTAATGCACGGGCGGTAGCGTTGCAGGACCAAGCAGACAGTGGTCAGCGCGGTTGAAATGCAAGTCGGACACCCAGAGCGCAATACAGGGTGCCCACCACTTTTCCTTGCCAACGCTGTATGGCGGGGTTGCTGCGTAAGGTTGCTCCGATAGCGCCTGCGCCGACCGCCACCAAAAGCGTGGCAGCAGTCCCCACCACGACGAACAGCAGGCCAAGCACCAGCAGTTGCAGGGCGACGTTTCCCTGATCTGGAGCAACGAATTGCGGCAGGAACGCCAGGAAGAACATGGCCGATTTCGGGTTCAGCACCTCAGCGAGACATGCCTGACGGGATGCTTTGCGCGGAGTGATCAGCGGCAAATCAGGCTGGCCCTGAAGAGAAGTCCGCTCGAAGATGCTACGAAGACCGATGTAGATCAAATATCCAGCGCCCAGCAACTTCACTGCCAGAAAAGCATTGGCAGACGCCATGACGATGGCCGACACCCCTACGACGGCCAGCAGGGTGTGAATTACATCTCCCAAGCCAATACCGAGGCTCGTAGCTATTCCCGCCCGAGTTCCCGAGGTTGAGGCACGTGCCAAAGTCAGCAGGATCGACGGCCCCGGAAAGAAGACGAAGCCGACCAGCACTGCGAGGTAAGTCAGAAGCACAGTCATTTCGGGCATCGCCATCTCCTTTTTCACACTTTGCAGATGCTAAGGACTAGGGCGACCGTCCGTAAAGGGCTCCTCGCGTCAATGCTTGCGCGACCTTTCCGCCTGATCTGGGTGGGCTGCAATGGTGGATGTTTCCGCCCATCCGTATTAGGCGACGTCAGTGCACGTGGCGCAATTCATCTTGAATCTGCAAAGGGGTGGGACAGCTCTCGGATGGTTGCAAGCTCCGTTTTTCTGGGCTTTGCTGCCGCAAACTTGGCAATTCAGTAGGAATGAAAAATGGATAGCACGACGAAATTTGCAGGTCGCTGCCTTTGCGGTGAAGTCACCGTGAGTGTCGATGGAGAGCACGACCCAAAGCCGGGCGCATGCCATTGCCGCATGTGCCAACGATGGACCGGTGGGGTCTTCCTTGCATTCACGGCCGCCGCCGAGGCGGTTACCGTGGAGGGTCCGGTCAGGCACTTTCAATCCACTTCCTTTGCTGAGCGCGCCTTTTGCGGCTCGTGCGGAACGCATCTTTGGATGCGAAACACGGATGACCAAGCAGCGGAGTACGATTTGATGGCCGGTTTATTTGAGGCCGCTTATGATTGGCCGCTGCACTCTGAGATCTACACCGACAAGGCCATGGCTTCGATCCGGCTGGAAGGCGATCACCTTCGGAAGACCGAAGCCGAGTACGAGGCATCCAATCCGCACATCAATTGAAACGCCTGTAACGCGCCCACCTCGGCATAGACCGCTCACCGCTAGGCACTCCCGGCAACGACCAGGGGCATTGGGCTCTTCGCGTCGATGCTGTATTACGGCCGTGAGGCTGCTTTCCAAAAAGGTGTGGTGATCGCGGTAACTGCAATCGCCGATCCCAATGGCAGCCCGTGACTGTCAAGCAAAAACGTCATTTTGACCTTTTGTCGGACCAAAAGGTCATACTGCTTTCGCAGGCGGGCAGACGCATCCACATACGGCAGTTCCAAAGCTGCAACGCGGATCAACGAATGCCCGCCTCCCCTGCCCCTTTCTCGAAGTGTCCAAAACCGATCGTTGGCGCAACAGCGTCAAACGTGCTGCAAAAGCCGTCTCAAAGGCGACTTTTGCAGCATGTCCATTGCGGACTGGCTTTTGCAACATTGGGAAAGCATGTGATGGCGATAGGAGGCTATCCGATGGCATCGACCAGCGGTCAGGAGCATCGGCTGCAACACGATGCTCTGAACGCCGCAGGATGCGACTATGTTGTCTCGGAGGCCGAAAGCGGCGCGGACGAAAACGCGCGGCCTCGGTTGCGACGCCTGCTATCTAACCTGTCGGGCGATGACACCCTTGTCGTCTGGCGGCTGGATAGGCTGGCGCAAAGCGTCAAAGAGCTGATCACAGTTGCCAACAGGCTTTCCGAACTGAAAGTTTGCCTGCGGTCTTTGAACGAACAGATCGACACCACGACGCCGCAAGGCCGGATGATGTTTCATGTCTTCGCCCTGATCGCACAGTGCGAGCGTGACCTGATCGCGGAACGCACACGGGCCGGACTGGAAGCTGCCCGCGCCAGTGGCCGCATCATAGGACGCCGGCGCCTCTCGGCGCCTGCCCAAATTACCCAAGCTCAAGCATGGTTAACGTCCACGCAAATGACGCAAGCTCAGGCGGCGAAGGCCCTTGGGGTCAGTCGAGCCACCCTCATACGGGCGCTTTCTCCGGCCATGGAGCATACCGAATGATCGGCACTGTCGCGGTTTTGGCTTTGTCGCAGATGATAGGACCTGGCGCTCTACCCGCCACGCCTCAAGCCTTACATCTGTGTCTGTTTCCGGAAGATCCTATCGTCAATGAACAAGTCCTAGCGGAATACGGGATTTTGCTGAAAGATGAATATGATAGATATTTCAGTGACCTGAACGCCTACCTCATGTGTCTTCAACGGTCACATGCTGACACGATCGAACGGGGCACCGTTTGGCACAATCGCTACAAAGAAGCGTTCCCAACGAACATAATTGAATGATGCAAGATATCATTTGCCAGGCATGGTGATGTTCTCATGTGCTGTCGCACCCCAAAGGAGGTTCACGATGAGATTGAAAATTCTGGGAGCTGCAGCCTGCGCCGCAGCCCTGGCGTCGGCACCAAAAGCTGACGCCTATGCAATTGATTGCGCAATCCTGCTGTGTCTGGCAGGCGGCTTTCCTGCATCAACCGAATGCACGGCAGCCAAAGTCGAAATGATCCGTCGCGTTACGCCGTTTCCCATCGAGCCGCCTTTGCAGCTTTGGAACTGCCCTATGGGCGCAAGTGGCATGCCACCGCTTCCCAACACTGGCAGCGATGGTTTGTCGGACGAAATCCGGGGCTACCGTGACGGCATCGAGATTTATCACGTCGACTACGAAGGCCAGCGCAACAGCGGTGGCGTCAATGTCAGAGATTCGACGCAAGAAGGCTTTTACCACGAGAACGGGGACTTCCGTTGGGTTGGAACTAGCCTCGGGAATACCCCGTCATGGGTTCAGGAGACCGTCGGCTATCGCGGTATCGACACGAGCAGGTCGATCCGAGGGATCGCCATGCGAACCAGAGACTACGAAGGTCAGGTTTCTGAAGTCATATGGCAGATCTACTGATGCAGATAGTTGAACGCTTATCGCCACTCAATCAGATACCGCATCTGCCCCTCTCGCGTGGCCTGTGCGGCCAAATGCTCGCAAAGGGAGGGACGAGTATAATCAAATAAATCCACCACCCCAAAAGGAAACCCCCCGCGCGGGGGTCCGCACGAGGAGCTTGGGTTTAGTAACACAGGATTGGCGTCCTGTATTAGCAGCCATATTCCACCTGCTACAGTTACCCTCCCGCTCCTGAAAATCAAGAGCAAAAGCGCATTTGTGCGAACGGATACGGCTTGCCTGCGGACACCGCGCTTCTTGATCGAGGAGCAACAGATGAATACCAAGACAGCCGCGGCAAGCGGCGAATTCTTCCAGCGCATAGACAGCGCTATTGATGGCGCGCACGCCGGTGGCCGTGAACCGAACCGCAAACCCATCCACCGAAATTCGTGTCGTGCGGGATCTTGCGAGGCTTCTTTCTGGCGTGGAACGTCACGCCAGGACGTACAGAAGGTCTTGATGGCCGCGCGCCAGTATGAGCGGACCAAACGCGCGCCCGGCAAACGCAACGGGCCCCTCGGAGGCATCGCCCTGGAGGTGCTGGCCCTGTTCGCCAATCTGGTGAACTTTAAATCGGGCCGACTAGACCCTTCCTTGGATTACATAACCGACAAGCTGCGCCGATCCCGGGATGCCGTTGTGCGAGCGTTAAAAGCGCTGCGCGATCACGGCTTTCTAGACTGGCTGCGCCGCTTCGAGCCTGTGCCCAATGACGGCCGAGGGCCGCAGGTTCGCCAGGTCAGCAATGCCTATCGTCTGTCGGCGCCAAAGCGCGCTCTGGCGCTTCTCGGGCGATGGGCTGGGCGACCAGTGGCACCGGATGATGACCAAGCTGCCCGCGCTGATCGTGCTGCCATGAAAGCCGAGCATGTTGCCGCGCTTGATCTGGCCGAGTTCGCCATGTTCAAGATCGAGGATTCAGGACTTGCGAAGGCTCTGGCCCAGATGGGGAAAGCCGTCAGTTTACGCGAGTCTGCCAAGCGGACTGAATCCAAATCTACCTCTTATTCTTATGCCAGATCATGATGCGGACACAGTGCAACGGGCCGCTAACATGCCCCTGCGGCGGTTCCGGCAAGTGAAAGACGGGCCGGGAAACGGCACCCAATGTACATCAGCATCAACGCGTAGTTCTGGCGGCACTGTTGCATGGCTGAGCACCAGCGTCTGAAAGCTGTAGAGCGATGCAAGCTTCGTTTGAAGAAAGGAAGCGCCGAATGAACGGGTTTTCTCAGGGCACTAATCGTCTACACCGCCAGGATGCGCAATCCGACGCATCCGGTCGGCTGTCCGACAACATCCGGTCAGTCACTCCGGGGTATCTGGTCAGTGAAGGCCGAGGTCAGGTTGATCTCGATCACCCGGCGCCAGTCGGCACTGTCCAGCTCAAGCATGGGCCGGCGGAACTGGATGCCGGCGTTGTTCATCAGGATATCGACCTCAATCTCCTCAGCGTTCAGACGGTCAAAGGCCGCGATGATGGCCGTCTCGTCCGCGATGTCGAAGGCAAGTGTCAGCACGTCACGGCTTGCGGCGCGCATCTCGGTCGCGGCGTCGTCCAGCCGGTCCTTGTCCTGCCCGTTCAGGATCACCCGCGCGCCCGCGCCTGCCAGCCCTTCGCAAGGGCGCGGCCAAGTCCCCGCGAGGATCCGGTGATCGGTGCCGTGCGTCCGGTGAGTTTGAAAAGGGAAAGCGACATCATTCAGC contains these protein-coding regions:
- a CDS encoding SIR2 family protein yields the protein MIEQIQEYSQGVLSLAPAIVLGSGFSAAHGVPGMWPLGRHLRDLDIDPTWDSEETTQWAAFSDQIDVGVDLEAALGRARLSDRQTAKVVEATRTFLMPADLQAFNEMLADRKTFPLSRLYQHLFNSTHRTVDVVTTNYDRLAEYAADAGGFSHFTGFDYGHLQIRARDPRTRVHYGRDVARTVCVWKVHGSLDWFQDSFGQIIGARACLETPPTYAPVMVTPGIDKYRLTHGEPFRTIFGCSDAALQCARAYLCIGYGFNDEHVQPKLIERCETTAAPLLVLTKELTPTTKSFLARGRCGKYLALEEYAGGTRAYNTDNPNGIEIPGTAIWSLPNFLNCMLGDTT
- a CDS encoding metallophosphoesterase family protein, yielding MQPLRPPSLGERIGVIADTHGLLRPEALEALEGVDRILHAGDIGDPNHLDVLARIAPVTAIRGNIDRGHWAKSLPGTASLMIGGLRIHMIHDRKALQADPGAEGWDVVISGHSHKPSIDETGSTLWLNPGAAGPRRFRLPITLAFLWEEAGRPRAMIHPLPV
- a CDS encoding type II toxin-antitoxin system VapC family toxin, with product MIILDTNVLSEVQRPAPDPNVMAWLDAQEPGNLYVTAITAEELLFGAFILPAGDRKTRLVGTIEAMLQDDFAGRILPYDGTASLFYAMRVSRARERGETIGHADGQIGAIVAAQQVASIATRDTAPFQAMGVDVINPWEYQP
- a CDS encoding FitA-like ribbon-helix-helix domain-containing protein → MGNMMIRNLPDEVHNHLREQASSNRRSIEAEARAILVSSYVAKHSGGFGQQLRSRFQDMGVIGEELSQPRDKTVGEAAEFS
- a CDS encoding recombinase family protein translates to MSLIGYARVSTSEQDLALQLDALKAAGATRIFEDRGVSGAKAERPGLNAALSFLREGDTLVVWKLDRLGRSMTHLLQTVAELEGRGVGFRSLTETIDTTTPTGRLVFHLFGALGQFERDLIRERTGAGLKAAAARGRNGGRPIALTAEKVARARQLIASGLNVREAATRVKVSKSALYLALKDSSALVG
- a CDS encoding histidine phosphatase family protein, whose product is MELLPFIFIRHGETDWNRAGFFQGRSDIPLNETGREQARAAERRLANLSVSKVMVSPLKRAMETATLAFPNSLALIQVEQDLIECDFGSLEGKPIKDAMNEYGITRKEQLAEILPTDGESWSAVLKRCKALLAKIAALQRFGSTVVLVGHDAVLQGISETLTGHWFQSEHGQPHYFEKGPAGWEVVNSICPSNAG
- a CDS encoding C40 family peptidase, which gives rise to MKHLISTTLAIFAFATPIGAQEDDTLAGPELGQSGSSLMTAEAAWDWLPGDLVFRNGLNDFDEIVRDNENGEWASVGVIRPSGGGPVAIYVDEQQGVTETPLDLFIAEQAYTVFRVTSLASVRAESYDLGPMALFAGILAMNMPYDTEIMFENGKFYNAELPFAAALNAGVLLVMPQPLRDITGPDAPLGQALLKDRIGHFPCVEATDEKMCWGWMRNLAIVTPGMILSSDALEQVYP
- a CDS encoding peptidoglycan peptidase, with protein sequence MTVNDSDEMVKRTLSLQWASVGILRPSSGGPRVVFVDMDSGVTEDMLDAYIEGLSRDEYAVYRPIHLNPNYNPNTDVMTAGPMAKFALSIVYGAPQDTQFLFGNGAFYSAELAYESALNAGIVLGSPVRLVTLLNSPQNLDPQFRQLLEAHRYCEYEVSFDSCWEGQVENLSIVTTDSLISSGALAKVYP